In one Novosphingopyxis iocasae genomic region, the following are encoded:
- a CDS encoding efflux RND transporter permease subunit: MQEKSDLPMLAVKRPLFIFVLNLLIVIAGLAALFGIEVRELPDIDRPVVSVTATFPGAAPETMDSEVTSILEDAAARVTGVREISSSSEENNSRIRVEFSPGTDLDTAASDVREAVNRVQRDLPERVEQLRIVKADNDAWPIMRLAVSSRVLGEAELTEIIDNDVIPELLTAEGVASIDQFGSRQRQMRVAVAPVRLGRFGLTVGDVSEALQNAPFDVPVGSFRSDAQELVVRAEANAATPALIKDVAINRNVRIGDVAEVYFAPADATNFVRLNGEQIIGLGVVRQASSNTIEISDAIRASVDRLNKRFDDLSISVISDDAEFVRVSVKEVLITLGFTVAIVILTILLFFRQWRATIIPSATIPVALIGVLAGIWLLGFSINLLTLLALVLATGLIVDDAIVVLENAQRLQGKGLGRKAAAVIGTRQVFFAVVATTAVLVSVFVPISFLPSEAGRLFREFGFVLALSVIISSFVALSLVPALAARLYLVPRDEDGEITEEGRVARAIGSFGEKLNGYYERVLERCLDHPKAAVGIAVLAAGAAGLLYSTLDNELVPDEDRGSVIVDASGPDGVGIDFMQGEMDAVERVLQPLIDSGEIVSSFSIVGRYDPNRIRVDATLADWDKRERSQSEIVDSLREPLKRIPGSRASARGQGSLNVGGGGGDRIEVALTGSDYDQIYESALKLSEAIDTRSDILSQSDISYQPTQPQLAIQIDRERAADLGVDLNELALTLRAMVGGNEVVDLNVDDQAIPIMLSAESVSITNPSDLSNLSVRTRSGGLVPLSAVTRIREEGIAAELDRTEQRRAIEVEANVDPSVPLADAVTEIERLADETVASDIDLVLQGEAQTLEETSNDLLLTYVFAFLIVFLVLVAQFESLTSALVVLLTVPFALAAAIFALFLSGISLNIYSQIGLVMLIGLMAKNGILIVEFADQLRLEGRSLRQATQEAAAIRLRPIMMTLISTVLGAVPLIIASGAGAEARQSIGWVIFGGLGLAGLFTLFLTPAIYLLVARFSEPRSQDLSRLREELEEAKDRGMMQEGGAAA, translated from the coding sequence ATGCAGGAAAAGTCCGATCTTCCGATGCTCGCAGTCAAGCGGCCGCTGTTCATCTTCGTCCTCAATCTGCTCATCGTGATCGCGGGGCTTGCTGCCCTGTTCGGGATCGAAGTGCGCGAACTGCCCGATATAGACCGGCCGGTGGTATCGGTCACCGCGACCTTCCCCGGAGCGGCGCCCGAAACCATGGACAGCGAGGTCACCTCGATCCTGGAAGACGCGGCGGCGCGTGTCACCGGCGTGCGCGAGATCAGTTCTTCGAGCGAGGAGAACAATAGCCGCATTCGGGTGGAATTCAGCCCGGGGACCGATCTCGATACCGCAGCCAGCGACGTGCGCGAAGCGGTGAACCGGGTGCAGCGCGATCTGCCGGAGCGCGTAGAACAGCTCAGGATCGTCAAGGCGGATAACGACGCGTGGCCGATCATGCGGCTCGCCGTGTCCAGCCGCGTTCTTGGGGAAGCCGAACTTACCGAGATCATCGATAACGACGTAATCCCCGAATTGCTGACCGCCGAGGGTGTGGCCAGTATTGACCAGTTCGGCTCGCGCCAGCGGCAGATGCGCGTGGCGGTGGCCCCCGTGCGGCTGGGACGCTTCGGCCTAACCGTCGGCGATGTGTCCGAAGCCTTGCAGAACGCCCCGTTCGACGTTCCCGTCGGCAGCTTTCGATCAGACGCGCAGGAACTGGTGGTCCGGGCCGAGGCCAATGCGGCGACGCCTGCACTGATCAAGGACGTGGCGATCAACCGCAATGTCCGCATCGGCGATGTCGCAGAGGTCTATTTCGCGCCTGCCGATGCCACCAATTTCGTGCGTCTGAACGGGGAGCAGATCATCGGGCTGGGCGTCGTGCGGCAGGCAAGCAGCAACACGATCGAGATATCCGATGCCATCCGCGCGTCCGTCGACCGGTTGAACAAACGCTTCGACGACCTCAGCATCTCGGTCATCTCCGACGACGCGGAATTCGTGCGCGTCTCGGTGAAGGAGGTACTCATCACCCTCGGCTTCACTGTTGCCATCGTGATCCTGACGATCCTCCTGTTCTTCCGACAATGGCGCGCCACCATTATCCCGAGCGCCACGATACCGGTCGCGCTGATCGGCGTGCTGGCGGGAATCTGGTTGCTCGGTTTCTCGATCAACCTGCTGACACTGCTGGCGCTGGTCCTCGCAACCGGTCTGATCGTTGACGACGCGATTGTGGTGCTGGAAAACGCACAGCGCCTTCAGGGCAAGGGGCTCGGTCGGAAAGCGGCGGCGGTGATCGGGACCCGGCAGGTGTTCTTCGCCGTGGTCGCGACAACGGCGGTGCTGGTTTCGGTGTTCGTCCCGATCAGTTTCCTGCCGTCCGAGGCGGGGCGGTTGTTCCGCGAATTCGGCTTCGTCCTCGCGCTGTCGGTCATCATCAGCTCGTTCGTCGCGCTATCGCTGGTGCCTGCGCTCGCCGCACGGCTGTATCTCGTGCCCCGCGACGAGGATGGAGAGATCACCGAAGAAGGCCGGGTCGCTCGCGCCATTGGAAGCTTCGGAGAAAAGCTGAACGGCTATTATGAGCGCGTCCTCGAACGCTGCCTCGATCATCCCAAGGCAGCCGTCGGCATCGCCGTGCTGGCTGCGGGGGCGGCGGGGCTTCTCTACTCCACGCTGGATAACGAACTGGTGCCCGACGAAGACCGTGGCAGCGTGATCGTCGATGCCAGCGGGCCGGACGGCGTGGGAATCGACTTCATGCAGGGCGAAATGGACGCGGTTGAGCGCGTGCTGCAACCGCTGATCGATTCCGGCGAGATCGTCTCCAGCTTCTCGATCGTCGGGCGCTACGATCCCAACCGTATCCGCGTCGATGCAACGCTGGCCGACTGGGATAAGCGCGAACGCAGCCAGAGCGAGATCGTAGACTCGCTGCGCGAACCGCTGAAGCGTATTCCGGGCTCGCGGGCCAGCGCGCGTGGGCAGGGATCGCTCAACGTCGGCGGCGGTGGCGGGGACCGGATCGAGGTGGCGCTGACAGGCAGCGATTACGATCAAATCTACGAATCCGCGTTGAAGCTTTCCGAGGCGATCGACACCCGTTCCGACATACTGTCGCAGAGCGATATCAGCTATCAGCCGACCCAGCCGCAACTCGCGATCCAGATCGACCGCGAGCGCGCCGCCGATCTTGGCGTCGATCTCAACGAACTGGCGTTGACGTTGCGCGCGATGGTGGGCGGAAACGAGGTGGTCGATCTGAATGTCGACGATCAGGCGATCCCGATCATGCTCAGCGCCGAGAGCGTTTCGATCACCAATCCGTCCGATCTCTCCAATCTCTCGGTGCGCACGCGCTCGGGCGGACTCGTTCCCCTCTCCGCCGTCACACGCATCCGCGAGGAAGGCATCGCGGCCGAACTGGACCGGACCGAGCAGCGCCGCGCAATCGAAGTGGAGGCGAATGTCGATCCGTCCGTACCGCTCGCCGATGCGGTGACGGAGATCGAGCGCTTGGCGGACGAAACGGTCGCTAGCGACATCGACTTGGTGCTGCAGGGAGAGGCGCAGACGCTGGAAGAGACGTCGAACGATCTGCTGCTGACCTATGTCTTCGCCTTCCTGATCGTGTTCCTCGTCCTGGTGGCGCAATTCGAAAGCCTGACGAGCGCGCTCGTGGTGCTCCTAACCGTACCCTTCGCGCTGGCGGCGGCAATCTTCGCACTTTTCCTTTCGGGCATTTCGCTCAACATCTATTCGCAGATCGGACTGGTCATGCTGATCGGGCTGATGGCCAAGAATGGCATCCTGATCGTGGAGTTCGCGGATCAATTGCGCCTCGAAGGACGCTCGCTGCGGCAGGCAACCCAGGAAGCCGCAGCCATCCGCCTGCGCCCGATCATGATGACGCTGATCTCCACCGTATTGGGCGCGGTGCCGCTGATCATCGCCAGCGGCGCGGGCGCCGAGGCGCGCCAGTCGATCGGCTGGGTGATCTTCGGCGGCCTCGGCCTTGCCGGGCTGTTCACCCTGTTCCTGACGCCCGCCATCTACCTGCTCGTCGCACGGTTCAGCGAGCCGCGTTCGCAAGACCTCTCGCGCCTACGCGAGGAACTGGAAGAGGCCAAAGATCGCGGCATGATGCAGGAAGGCGGCGCTGCAGCATGA
- a CDS encoding efflux RND transporter periplasmic adaptor subunit codes for MSHITPEIPVWLPLPSDTLPSVLMPPLLFLRIAALPIALALTACASDDVGEPPAEEAVTVTAQPVIYRPEQREVEAIGTARAQDSAEIYPETDGRVTAVLFQGGDYVRSGDPLVRLDSREETLAVELAKNAVREAEQLLGRYRRIEDTGALSESQIEQGETALVSAQIQLRQARLALANRTVRAPFSGNIGFTEVDVGDRITTSTLIAQLDRRSVLFVDFQAPESVYDAMTPGRAISITPYSMPGRTFEAEVRDRNTTISTEERTFTVRARVPNTGDALRPGMSFRINLDLAGRELPAVPEEAIIWGSDGAHLFRVVDGTARRLPLTIVARREGLALVDAQLPRGATIIAKGAQKVRDGSKVEIVETHSALTVRANKEGAAARSGRGRAAP; via the coding sequence ATGTCGCACATCACTCCTGAAATACCAGTATGGTTGCCTCTGCCCAGCGATACGCTACCGTCGGTCCTCATGCCGCCATTACTGTTCCTTCGCATCGCCGCGCTTCCGATTGCGCTAGCGTTGACTGCCTGTGCTTCGGACGACGTGGGAGAACCGCCCGCCGAGGAGGCCGTCACCGTGACCGCGCAGCCTGTGATCTATCGTCCGGAACAGCGTGAGGTTGAAGCGATCGGGACCGCCCGGGCGCAGGATTCAGCCGAAATCTATCCCGAAACCGACGGGCGCGTGACCGCGGTTCTCTTCCAGGGCGGCGATTACGTGCGGTCCGGGGATCCGCTTGTCCGGCTTGATTCCCGCGAAGAAACGCTTGCGGTGGAACTGGCGAAAAATGCGGTGCGGGAGGCTGAGCAGCTGCTTGGTCGTTATCGGCGGATCGAGGATACCGGGGCGCTTTCGGAAAGCCAGATCGAGCAGGGCGAGACCGCGCTCGTCAGCGCGCAAATCCAGTTGCGACAAGCACGGCTCGCCTTGGCCAATCGCACCGTCCGTGCGCCTTTTTCCGGCAATATCGGTTTTACCGAAGTCGATGTGGGTGACCGCATCACCACGTCCACGCTGATTGCGCAGCTCGATCGGCGATCGGTTTTGTTCGTCGACTTCCAAGCGCCCGAGAGCGTCTATGACGCGATGACACCGGGCCGGGCGATCAGCATCACACCCTATTCGATGCCGGGGCGTACTTTCGAGGCGGAGGTGCGCGACCGCAATACCACGATCTCCACCGAGGAGCGGACCTTCACTGTTCGCGCGCGCGTGCCCAATACGGGCGACGCACTGCGCCCGGGCATGAGCTTCCGGATCAATCTTGATCTGGCCGGACGCGAACTGCCCGCGGTGCCCGAAGAAGCGATTATCTGGGGCAGTGACGGTGCGCATCTGTTCCGCGTTGTCGATGGCACCGCGCGGCGTTTGCCGCTCACGATCGTGGCGCGCCGCGAAGGATTGGCGCTGGTAGATGCGCAGCTGCCGCGCGGCGCGACCATTATCGCAAAGGGCGCGCAAAAGGTCCGCGACGGCAGCAAAGTGGAAATTGTGGAGACGCATTCGGCTCTCACGGTCCGCGCGAATAAAGAAGGGGCCGCTGCCCGTTCCGGACGCGGGCGCGCGGCGCCTTGA
- a CDS encoding MFS transporter: MTAETGLNAAPDRPLNASQSAERDARAINTRHSHIAPSEIAIGVIIGRTSEFFDFFVYAIASVLVFPSLVFPFVDPLTGTLYSFIIFALAFVARPLGSLIFLRIDEMLGRGTKLTIALFLLGGSTVAIGFLPGYETIGLWAAVLLAIFRIGQGAALGGAWDGLASLLALNAPENKRGWYAMIPQLGAPLGLIVASGLFAYLLVSLSTENFLSFGWRYPFFVAFAINVVALFARLRMVSTPDYTALFESKDLQPSRVADTLRSDWRSIVIGAFAPLASFALFHMVTVFPLSWVALFTPEKPAQFLLIEMVGGFVGLGAIVVSGWAADRYGRRYVLGISAAGIAAFSGFAPQLLDGGNVGEFIFMILGFALLGIAFGQSSGTVASNFATARRYTASALTSDLAWLVGAGFAPLVALVIASRFGLIAAGAYLLSGALATLIALGINKELGRRMA; this comes from the coding sequence ATGACAGCCGAGACCGGCCTGAACGCAGCGCCCGATCGCCCGCTCAACGCTTCTCAAAGCGCCGAGCGCGACGCCCGCGCGATCAACACGCGCCATAGCCATATCGCGCCGAGCGAAATTGCCATCGGCGTCATTATCGGCAGGACGTCGGAATTTTTTGATTTCTTCGTTTATGCGATCGCCTCGGTGCTGGTTTTCCCGTCGCTGGTCTTCCCGTTTGTCGATCCACTTACGGGCACGCTCTACAGCTTCATCATCTTTGCATTGGCGTTCGTAGCACGGCCTTTGGGCTCGCTGATCTTCCTGCGGATCGACGAGATGTTGGGGCGTGGGACCAAGCTGACGATTGCCTTGTTCCTGCTTGGCGGGTCCACCGTGGCGATCGGATTTCTGCCCGGATATGAGACGATCGGCCTGTGGGCGGCGGTGTTGCTCGCGATCTTTCGCATAGGGCAGGGCGCGGCGCTGGGTGGTGCTTGGGACGGCCTGGCCTCGCTGCTCGCGCTCAATGCGCCCGAGAACAAACGCGGTTGGTACGCCATGATCCCGCAGCTTGGTGCGCCGCTCGGCCTGATCGTGGCGAGCGGGCTGTTCGCCTATCTTCTGGTTTCCCTGTCGACCGAGAATTTCCTGAGCTTCGGCTGGCGCTATCCCTTCTTCGTCGCCTTTGCGATCAACGTGGTCGCGCTGTTTGCACGGCTGCGCATGGTTTCGACGCCGGATTATACCGCGCTGTTCGAGAGCAAGGATCTGCAGCCCTCGCGCGTGGCCGACACGCTGCGCAGCGACTGGCGCAGCATCGTGATCGGCGCGTTCGCGCCGTTGGCGAGCTTCGCGCTGTTCCATATGGTCACGGTGTTTCCGCTGTCCTGGGTCGCGCTTTTCACGCCCGAGAAGCCCGCGCAGTTCCTCCTGATCGAGATGGTCGGGGGTTTCGTAGGGCTGGGCGCGATCGTCGTCTCCGGCTGGGCCGCGGATCGTTATGGCCGGCGCTATGTTCTGGGCATATCCGCAGCCGGGATCGCGGCATTCAGTGGTTTCGCGCCGCAGCTGCTCGATGGCGGCAATGTCGGCGAGTTCATCTTCATGATCCTGGGCTTTGCGCTTCTCGGCATCGCGTTCGGCCAATCGTCCGGCACGGTCGCCTCCAACTTCGCGACTGCGCGGCGCTACACCGCCTCTGCCCTGACGTCGGACCTCGCCTGGCTGGTCGGCGCCGGTTTTGCCCCGCTGGTCGCTCTCGTCATCGCGAGCCGCTTCGGCCTGATCGCCGCCGGTGCCTATTTGCTGTCCGGCGCCCTCGCCACGCTGATCGCCCTCGGAATCAACAAGGAACTCGGCCGTCGCATGGCGTGA
- the cyoA gene encoding ubiquinol oxidase subunit II has protein sequence MARLPTSARFAGAMLRFVPAIGLAALLSGCDMVVLNPMGDVAVQQRNLLVFALALMLLIVIPVIALVGIFAWKYRANNKEARYDPDWDHSTKLELVIWSAPLLIVICLGAATWTGTHLLDPYRPIERITKGEPVPANVKPLEVQVVSLDWKWLFIYPEYGFATVNELAAPVDRPIKFRLTSSSVMNAFYVPTLVGMIYTMPSMETQLHAVINEPGNYDGFSSNYSGAGFSGMRFRFHGMEPAQFDQWVAMNQADGDALTRASYLQLAKPTENVPVMRYGRVAPDLFNLVVNHCVEPGSVCMSEMMKMDRADPSSIDDEHGMSMPQGHQPQRPLNSADAGEEPPQSPADVDQRSRSAPGALDIPSQRNN, from the coding sequence ATGGCAAGACTTCCCACTTCTGCGCGCTTCGCTGGCGCCATGCTTCGTTTCGTTCCCGCGATCGGCCTGGCCGCGCTCTTGTCCGGATGTGACATGGTGGTGCTGAACCCGATGGGCGATGTGGCGGTGCAGCAGCGCAACCTGCTGGTTTTCGCACTAGCCCTGATGCTTCTGATCGTGATCCCGGTGATCGCGCTGGTCGGTATCTTTGCCTGGAAATACCGCGCGAATAACAAGGAGGCGCGTTACGATCCGGATTGGGACCATTCGACCAAGCTGGAGCTGGTGATCTGGTCCGCGCCGCTGTTGATCGTGATTTGCCTTGGCGCGGCCACCTGGACGGGTACGCACCTCCTCGATCCCTATCGGCCTATCGAGCGGATTACCAAGGGAGAACCGGTCCCGGCGAACGTCAAGCCGCTTGAGGTTCAGGTGGTCTCGCTCGACTGGAAATGGCTGTTCATCTATCCGGAATATGGCTTTGCCACGGTGAACGAGCTGGCCGCGCCGGTGGACCGCCCCATCAAGTTCCGCCTCACCTCCTCATCCGTCATGAACGCGTTCTACGTGCCCACGCTGGTGGGGATGATCTACACCATGCCGTCGATGGAAACGCAGCTGCATGCGGTGATCAACGAGCCGGGTAATTATGACGGCTTCTCCAGCAATTACAGCGGCGCGGGCTTTTCCGGCATGCGCTTTCGCTTTCATGGCATGGAGCCGGCCCAGTTCGACCAGTGGGTGGCGATGAATCAGGCCGACGGTGACGCGCTGACCCGCGCCAGCTATCTGCAGCTCGCCAAGCCCACGGAGAACGTGCCTGTCATGCGCTATGGCCGAGTGGCACCTGACCTGTTCAATTTGGTCGTGAACCACTGCGTCGAGCCCGGCTCGGTTTGCATGAGCGAGATGATGAAGATGGACCGGGCCGACCCGTCCAGCATCGACGACGAGCACGGCATGTCCATGCCCCAAGGGCACCAGCCGCAGCGCCCGCTCAACAGCGCCGATGCCGGTGAAGAACCACCGCAATCCCCCGCCGATGTGGACCAACGCAGCCGTTCGGCCCCCGGCGCCCTCGATATTCCCTCCCAGCGGAACAACTAA
- the cyoB gene encoding cytochrome o ubiquinol oxidase subunit I, translating into MAQPETLSPLNVSPIFGRFTLESLPLHEPIVVVTFLVVALAGGVLLAALTYYKVWGYLWKEWFTTVDHKKIGIMYMVLGIIMLLRGFADAIMMRLQQAMAFGGSEGYLNAHHYDQIFTAHGVIMIFFVAMPIVTGLMNYVVPLQIGARDVSFPFLNNFSFWMTAAGAVVIMMSLFVGEFAQTGWLAMPPLSGIAFSPGVGVDYYIWALQIAGVGTLLSGVNLIATIVKMRAPGMRFMKMPIFCWTALCTNVLIVAAFPVLTAVLALLSLDRYIGTAFFTNTLGGNPMMYVNLIWIWGHPEVYILILPMFGVFSEVVSTFSGKRLFGYTSMVYATLVITILAYLVWLHHFFTMGSGASVNSFFGITTMIISIPTGAKIFNWLFTMYRGRVRFELPMMWAIAFMITFTLGGMTGVLLAVPPADFVLHNSLFLVAHFHNVIIGGVLFGAFAAINYWWPKAFGFKLDVTWGKRSFWLWVTGFYFAFMPLYVLGLMGVTRRLRTFEDPSLQIWFLIAGFGAFLIALGIAAMLMQFFVSIRNRKQLADVTGDPWNGRTLEWATSSPPPDYNFAFTPVVHDSDAWWDMKARGYKRPESGFAAIHMPANTAAGMVLAALSVAFGVGMIWYVWWLAGLSFLGILAVSIGHTFNYKRDFYIPKEEVVAQETLRTRQLAGAAA; encoded by the coding sequence ATGGCTCAGCCTGAAACCCTCTCCCCCCTGAACGTCAGCCCCATCTTCGGCCGTTTCACGCTGGAATCACTGCCGCTGCACGAACCGATCGTGGTCGTCACCTTCCTAGTAGTCGCACTGGCGGGCGGCGTGCTGCTCGCGGCCCTCACCTATTACAAGGTCTGGGGCTATCTGTGGAAGGAATGGTTCACCACGGTGGACCATAAGAAAATCGGTATCATGTACATGGTGCTGGGCATCATCATGCTGCTGCGCGGATTTGCCGACGCGATCATGATGCGGCTTCAGCAGGCGATGGCTTTCGGCGGGTCCGAGGGCTATCTCAACGCGCATCACTATGACCAGATCTTCACCGCGCACGGCGTGATTATGATCTTCTTCGTGGCGATGCCGATCGTCACGGGCCTCATGAACTATGTCGTGCCGCTGCAGATCGGCGCGCGCGACGTGTCCTTCCCCTTCCTCAACAATTTCAGCTTCTGGATGACCGCCGCGGGCGCCGTGGTCATCATGATGAGCCTGTTCGTGGGCGAATTCGCGCAGACCGGTTGGCTCGCCATGCCGCCTTTGTCCGGCATTGCCTTCAGCCCGGGCGTGGGCGTCGACTATTATATATGGGCCTTGCAGATAGCGGGCGTCGGCACGCTTCTATCCGGCGTGAACCTGATCGCGACCATCGTGAAGATGCGCGCGCCGGGCATGCGCTTCATGAAGATGCCGATCTTCTGCTGGACGGCGCTGTGCACCAACGTCCTGATCGTGGCCGCCTTCCCGGTGCTGACTGCCGTGCTCGCGCTGCTCAGCCTCGATCGCTATATCGGCACCGCCTTCTTCACGAACACGCTCGGCGGCAACCCGATGATGTATGTGAACCTCATCTGGATCTGGGGCCATCCGGAGGTCTACATCCTGATCCTGCCGATGTTCGGCGTGTTCAGCGAGGTGGTATCGACCTTCTCCGGAAAGCGCCTCTTCGGCTACACGTCGATGGTTTATGCCACGCTGGTGATCACCATTCTGGCCTATCTCGTCTGGTTGCACCACTTCTTCACCATGGGTTCGGGCGCCAGCGTGAACAGCTTCTTCGGGATCACCACCATGATCATCTCGATCCCGACGGGGGCCAAGATCTTCAACTGGCTGTTCACGATGTATCGCGGCCGCGTGCGGTTCGAGCTGCCGATGATGTGGGCAATCGCCTTCATGATCACCTTCACGCTGGGCGGAATGACCGGTGTGCTGCTCGCCGTTCCCCCGGCCGACTTCGTGCTGCACAACTCGCTGTTCCTGGTGGCGCATTTCCACAATGTGATCATCGGCGGCGTATTGTTCGGGGCGTTTGCCGCCATCAATTACTGGTGGCCCAAAGCCTTCGGTTTCAAGCTGGATGTGACTTGGGGGAAGCGCAGCTTCTGGCTGTGGGTAACCGGCTTCTACTTCGCCTTCATGCCGCTCTACGTGCTTGGCCTGATGGGAGTGACGCGCCGCCTGCGCACCTTCGAGGACCCAAGCCTGCAAATCTGGTTCCTGATCGCTGGCTTCGGCGCCTTCCTGATCGCGCTGGGTATCGCGGCCATGCTGATGCAGTTCTTCGTCAGCATTCGCAATCGCAAGCAGCTGGCCGATGTCACCGGCGATCCGTGGAACGGGCGCACGCTGGAATGGGCCACCTCCTCGCCGCCGCCGGACTATAATTTCGCATTCACGCCGGTGGTGCATGACAGCGATGCATGGTGGGACATGAAGGCGCGGGGTTACAAGCGCCCTGAAAGCGGGTTCGCGGCAATCCATATGCCTGCCAACACCGCCGCCGGCATGGTGCTGGCCGCCCTCAGCGTGGCCTTCGGCGTTGGCATGATCTGGTATGTCTGGTGGCTCGCCGGCCTAAGCTTCCTGGGCATCCTGGCGGTCTCGATCGGCCATACGTTCAACTACAAGCGGGATTTCTACATCCCTAAGGAAGAGGTCGTGGCGCAAGAAACGCTCCGAACCCGGCAGCTGGCGGGAGCGGCGGCATGA
- the cyoC gene encoding cytochrome o ubiquinol oxidase subunit III: protein MSSVTGDYDRDTFHLPEEPHHPEGSSTMLGFWLYLMSDCLIFAMLFATYGVLGTSYAGGPGPKELFELPLIALNTAMLLFSSITYGFAMLEMVEGRRGRMQAWLAITGLFGLAFLGIEMYEFTHLIMEGATPQRSAFLSSFFILVGTHGLHVTFGVIWLVTLMVQVQKKGLIAANQRRLMCLSLFWHFLDVIWIGVFTFVYLMGMLR, encoded by the coding sequence ATGAGCAGCGTGACCGGCGATTACGATCGCGACACCTTCCACCTGCCGGAAGAGCCGCATCACCCGGAAGGTTCGAGCACGATGCTCGGCTTCTGGCTGTACCTGATGAGCGATTGCCTGATCTTCGCCATGCTGTTCGCTACCTATGGCGTGCTGGGCACCAGCTATGCAGGCGGGCCGGGACCGAAGGAACTGTTCGAGCTGCCGCTGATCGCGCTGAACACGGCGATGCTGCTGTTCTCCTCGATCACCTATGGCTTTGCCATGCTCGAGATGGTGGAGGGGCGGCGTGGCCGGATGCAGGCCTGGCTTGCGATCACCGGCCTGTTCGGCCTCGCCTTCTTGGGCATTGAGATGTACGAATTTACGCATCTCATCATGGAAGGCGCGACGCCGCAGCGCAGCGCTTTTCTGTCCAGCTTCTTCATCCTGGTCGGCACCCACGGCTTGCACGTCACCTTCGGCGTCATATGGCTGGTGACGCTGATGGTGCAGGTGCAGAAAAAAGGACTGATCGCGGCCAATCAGCGCCGCCTGATGTGCCTCAGCCTGTTCTGGCACTTCCTCGACGTCATCTGGATCGGCGTCTTTACCTTTGTTTATCTGATGGGGATGCTGCGATGA
- the cyoD gene encoding cytochrome o ubiquinol oxidase subunit IV, which yields MSTHDTTKSAQGHDAHDHAHGLEHEEGHGSRKGYMIGFGLSVVLTAIPFWLVMTRPLTTQATALIILIFAAVQMVVHMVYFLHMNRRAEGGWSIMALIFTVVIVIIAFSGSLWVMYHMNANMMPMQAMSDM from the coding sequence ATGAGCACGCACGACACCACCAAGAGCGCGCAAGGCCATGACGCGCATGATCACGCCCACGGGCTTGAGCATGAGGAAGGCCACGGCTCGCGCAAGGGCTATATGATCGGCTTCGGTCTGTCGGTGGTCCTCACCGCGATACCGTTCTGGCTGGTGATGACGCGGCCGCTGACGACGCAGGCGACCGCGCTGATCATCCTTATTTTTGCGGCCGTCCAGATGGTGGTCCACATGGTCTACTTCCTGCATATGAACCGGCGGGCCGAGGGCGGCTGGTCCATCATGGCGCTGATCTTCACGGTAGTCATCGTGATCATCGCGTTCAGCGGATCGCTTTGGGTCATGTATCATATGAACGCCAACATGATGCCGATGCAGGCGATGAGCGACATGTGA
- a CDS encoding SURF1 family protein — protein sequence MIRRFGPALALLAGLLVIGGLLALGTWQVKRLAWKEALIAQVDTRIHAPPVPAPDSATKDDAYLRVTARGRYLPDATTLTLAATEKGSGYWVLSPLQIDDGRIILINRGFVSKREKPSVPAGEQSVTGLLRISEPGGGFLRDNDPAADRWYSRDVAAIAAERGLSGVASYFIDAEAEPKSGTGGSDQPIGGLTVVSFPNNHLVYAITWYILAIMAAAALIFLIRSRRISQRGERP from the coding sequence GTGATCCGGCGTTTCGGCCCGGCGCTCGCGCTGCTGGCAGGCCTGCTCGTGATCGGTGGTCTGCTGGCGCTCGGCACTTGGCAGGTGAAGCGTCTGGCGTGGAAGGAAGCGCTGATCGCGCAGGTCGATACGCGCATTCACGCACCGCCCGTGCCGGCACCGGACAGCGCGACAAAGGATGATGCCTATCTGCGCGTCACCGCACGCGGCCGCTACTTGCCGGACGCCACCACGCTCACTCTGGCCGCGACCGAGAAGGGATCGGGCTATTGGGTGCTCTCGCCGCTGCAAATCGACGATGGCCGGATCATCCTGATCAATCGCGGTTTCGTGTCAAAGCGTGAGAAGCCCTCCGTGCCCGCCGGCGAGCAGAGCGTCACCGGTCTTCTCCGGATAAGCGAACCCGGCGGCGGGTTTCTGCGGGACAATGATCCGGCGGCAGATCGCTGGTACTCGCGCGATGTGGCCGCCATCGCCGCGGAACGCGGGCTGAGCGGCGTTGCCTCCTATTTCATCGATGCCGAAGCAGAGCCGAAATCAGGGACCGGCGGATCGGACCAACCGATCGGCGGGCTCACCGTCGTCTCCTTCCCCAACAATCATCTCGTTTATGCCATCACATGGTATATCCTTGCCATCATGGCCGCAGCAGCCCTCATTTTTCTGATCCGCTCGCGCCGCATTTCCCAGCGTGGCGAGCGCCCGTGA